A genomic stretch from bacterium includes:
- the metK gene encoding methionine adenosyltransferase, with product MKRLVTSESVTEGHPDKICDQISDAVLDEVIRQDKYGRVACETFISVGFAIVGGEITTTGYVDLPVLVRKVLKNIGYTEKWGFDYETCAVLNAIGRQSPDIAQGVNTGGAGDQGLMIGYACDDTKELMPLPIMLAHKITKELANARKSGKLDYLGPDGKSQVTVEYDNDKPVRVDTIILASQHSEDVLDKTGKRMSKKAVDELIEKVIKKAIDKKWLDNKTKYFVNATGKFVIGGPQSDTGVTGRKIIVDTYGGVAPHGGGAFSGKDPTKVDRSATYMARYIAKNIVKAGLAKRCQVNFAYVIGESQPVSFEIDTFGTGKVKDSILSETMRKVFDLSPKGIITKLNLLRPIYQKTASYGHFGREEPEFTWEKTDSVDKIKSAIR from the coding sequence ATGAAAAGATTAGTAACTTCCGAATCCGTTACCGAAGGGCATCCCGATAAAATCTGCGACCAGATTTCGGATGCCGTGTTAGATGAAGTAATTCGCCAGGACAAATACGGCAGGGTAGCGTGCGAAACGTTTATATCCGTGGGATTCGCAATAGTTGGCGGAGAAATTACAACAACCGGATACGTAGATTTGCCGGTATTGGTAAGAAAAGTACTTAAAAATATTGGATATACCGAAAAATGGGGATTTGATTACGAAACCTGCGCAGTTCTTAATGCAATCGGGAGACAATCTCCGGATATAGCCCAGGGCGTAAACACAGGTGGCGCTGGCGACCAGGGCTTAATGATAGGTTACGCTTGCGATGACACGAAAGAACTTATGCCTTTGCCCATTATGCTTGCGCATAAAATAACCAAAGAATTGGCAAATGCAAGAAAGTCGGGGAAACTTGATTATCTCGGGCCTGACGGCAAATCACAGGTTACGGTTGAATACGATAACGATAAACCCGTAAGAGTTGATACTATCATACTTGCATCCCAACACAGTGAAGACGTTCTTGATAAAACAGGAAAAAGAATGTCAAAAAAAGCCGTAGACGAATTAATTGAGAAAGTAATCAAAAAAGCAATAGACAAAAAATGGCTGGATAACAAAACGAAATATTTTGTCAATGCAACCGGCAAATTCGTAATCGGAGGACCCCAATCAGACACAGGAGTAACCGGCAGAAAAATTATCGTTGACACTTACGGCGGAGTTGCTCCTCACGGCGGTGGCGCTTTTTCAGGAAAAGACCCAACGAAAGTTGACCGTTCGGCAACTTATATGGCAAGATATATTGCAAAAAACATTGTAAAAGCAGGATTAGCAAAAAGATGCCAGGTCAATTTCGCTTACGTAATCGGAGAATCCCAGCCGGTATCATTTGAAATAGATACTTTCGGAACGGGAAAAGTTAAAGACAGTATTCTTTCCGAAACAATGAGAAAGGTCTTTGACCTCAGCCCAAAAGGCATCATCACAAAGCTAAATCTTCTGAGACCAATATATCAAAAAACAGCTTCCTACGGACATTTCGGACGAGAAGAGCCTGAATTCACATGGGAAAAAACCGACTCCGTGGATAAAATAAAATCTGCGATTCGTTAA
- a CDS encoding NfeD family protein, translating into MGDKIWLLWFIFAVIFSISEIFTAGFFLICFGIGAAVAGILALFKVGTLWQWGSFILVSLVLFALSRKFAERWTKKQPPGIGADRLVGKNGIVLETIDNMKNTGRVRLDKEEWRADSETGEIISVNKKVKVIKIEGTHLIVTLQKEGE; encoded by the coding sequence ATGGGAGATAAAATATGGTTACTCTGGTTTATTTTTGCCGTAATCTTTTCTATTTCTGAAATATTTACTGCAGGATTTTTTCTTATATGTTTCGGAATAGGAGCTGCGGTAGCAGGAATTCTTGCGCTTTTCAAAGTCGGGACGCTCTGGCAATGGGGAAGTTTTATACTTGTTTCTTTGGTTCTTTTCGCCCTTTCGCGAAAATTTGCGGAAAGATGGACTAAGAAACAACCACCCGGCATTGGAGCCGACAGGCTTGTCGGAAAGAACGGGATAGTCCTCGAAACAATAGATAATATGAAAAATACGGGCAGAGTTCGACTTGACAAAGAAGAATGGAGAGCAGACAGCGAAACGGGAGAAATCATCTCCGTAAATAAAAAAGTTAAGGTTATAAAAATAGAAGGGACTCACTTAATAGTAACTCTTCAAAAGGAGGGAGAATAA
- a CDS encoding SPFH domain-containing protein codes for MIILYIILALVVFIVAATGIKTVRPWEKALIERLGKYQRTVGSGLTIIMPFLEQMIKVDMREQVVEVPPQGVITKDNVVVEVDAVVYYEVTDPVKVSYNVADFYTAATKLAQTNLRNLVGDLALDESLTSREVINTKLRQILDDATDKWGTRVTRVELQRIDPPADVTEAMHRQMKAEREKRAMILEAEGHKQSAILKAEGDAMATRTVADAERYKKLTVAKGEGEAIQTVFGAIHEGKPTNDLIAIKYLEALQKISDGKANKIFLPYEASGILSSIAGIGELFKEKLASENKLENKKEV; via the coding sequence ATGATAATTCTATATATCATACTGGCGCTTGTAGTTTTTATAGTTGCCGCTACAGGTATAAAAACGGTAAGACCATGGGAAAAGGCTTTAATAGAACGGCTCGGGAAATACCAGCGCACCGTAGGCAGTGGATTAACAATTATAATGCCTTTTCTGGAACAAATGATTAAAGTAGATATGCGGGAACAGGTAGTTGAAGTTCCACCGCAGGGCGTAATCACAAAGGATAACGTCGTTGTAGAAGTTGATGCCGTAGTTTATTATGAAGTTACAGACCCGGTAAAAGTTTCTTATAACGTTGCCGATTTTTATACTGCCGCTACAAAACTTGCTCAAACGAACTTAAGGAATCTTGTTGGCGATTTAGCGCTTGACGAATCGTTGACTTCACGAGAAGTAATAAATACCAAATTGCGTCAGATTCTTGACGATGCAACGGACAAATGGGGAACAAGAGTTACAAGAGTTGAACTTCAGAGAATAGACCCGCCAGCCGATGTTACCGAGGCAATGCACAGACAGATGAAAGCCGAGCGAGAAAAAAGAGCGATGATTCTGGAAGCCGAGGGACATAAACAATCCGCAATCCTTAAAGCAGAAGGGGATGCAATGGCAACAAGAACCGTTGCCGATGCTGAAAGATACAAGAAATTAACCGTAGCAAAGGGAGAAGGCGAAGCTATTCAAACTGTTTTCGGAGCTATTCATGAAGGAAAACCGACAAACGACCTTATTGCGATTAAGTATCTTGAAGCTTTACAGAAAATTTCCGACGGAAAGGCAAATAAAATATTCCTGCCTTACGAAGCTTCCGGAATTCTATCAAGCATAGCAGGTATCGGGGAACTTTTCAAAGAAAAACTTGCTTCGGAAAATAAATTAGAAAACAAAAAAGAAGTGTAA
- the pyrH gene encoding UMP kinase → MYHRILLKLSGEILSGKQGFGVEPDMLSRITKEIAEVHKQSKQIAIVIGGGNIFRGVADAKKLQIDRVVGDYVGMLSTVTNSLILQNRLESLGIPTRVMSAIEVSKVAEPYIRRRAIRHLEKGRVVLFACGTGNPYFTTDTGAVLRGIEIGADVILKGTKVDGVYSADPKKDKNAKLYKKLSYDDVLSRKLGVMDLTAITLCSENKLPIIVFNISEHGNLKKVVEGKNIGTVVN, encoded by the coding sequence ATGTATCATAGAATTTTATTAAAGCTCAGCGGGGAAATTCTTTCAGGCAAACAGGGATTCGGCGTTGAACCTGATATGCTTTCGCGAATTACAAAAGAAATCGCGGAAGTTCATAAACAATCCAAACAAATTGCTATCGTTATCGGCGGCGGAAACATATTCCGCGGAGTTGCAGATGCAAAAAAATTACAGATTGACCGTGTAGTTGGGGATTATGTCGGGATGCTTTCAACGGTTACAAACAGCCTGATTCTCCAGAACAGACTTGAATCTCTCGGAATCCCGACAAGAGTTATGAGCGCAATAGAAGTGTCAAAAGTTGCAGAACCTTATATAAGAAGACGCGCCATAAGACACCTTGAAAAAGGCAGAGTCGTTTTGTTTGCCTGCGGAACCGGGAATCCTTATTTTACCACGGATACCGGAGCTGTGCTGAGAGGCATTGAAATTGGCGCAGACGTAATTCTGAAAGGAACAAAAGTGGACGGGGTGTATTCCGCAGACCCAAAGAAAGATAAAAATGCAAAACTGTATAAGAAATTAAGTTATGATGATGTCCTCTCAAGAAAACTCGGAGTGATGGACCTTACCGCCATTACTCTTTGCTCGGAAAATAAATTGCCGATTATAGTTTTTAATATAAGCGAACACGGTAATTTGAAAAAAGTCGTAGAAGGTAAAAATATCGGCACCGTAGTTAATTAA
- a CDS encoding carbamoyltransferase, which translates to MNILGISAFYHDSAAVIIHNGQILAAAQEERFTRKKHDSSFPANAVKFCLHYSGLSLDELDAIVFYDKPLLKFERLLETYYNFAPKGIGSFLQSIPVWTKEKMFLKRIIFEELLKIEKYNKKKVKLLFPEHHLSHSASAFYPSPYKEAAILTIDGVGEWATASIGIGKDNKIEILKELRFPHSLGLLYSAFTYYLGFVVNSGEYKLMGLAPYGNPDSKDVEKYIKIIKEKLIDIKEDGSIRLDQKYFSYATGLRMVNDKVWKRLFGFGRRLPEAQIEQPHCDLALAIQKVTDEIVIQMAKEAKKLTGAKHLCMAGGVALNCVANGNLLRTKIFNDIFIQPAAGDAGGALGAALSAYYIYFDKKRELTSKLDEMQGSYLGPEFSQLDIELVSKRYKAVYRKFENFDKLAKEVADLIDKGNAIGWFQGRMEFGPRALGNRSILGDARNSQMQKKLNLKIKYREGFRPFAPSVLAEECKKFFELNIHSPYMLLVANVKKEHRKKLPQNYNALPLMKRLYALRSDVPAITHIDFSARIQTVHKETNERYWKLIQKFKEKTGYGVIVNTSFNVRGEPIVCSPEDAYKCFMRTEMDYLVMGDYLYKKTEQPHWQERKVWERTFKLD; encoded by the coding sequence ATGAATATACTTGGAATTTCTGCTTTTTACCACGACTCCGCTGCGGTAATAATCCATAATGGGCAAATTCTTGCAGCCGCTCAGGAAGAAAGGTTCACAAGAAAAAAACACGATTCCTCTTTTCCTGCTAACGCAGTAAAATTCTGTCTGCACTACTCAGGACTTTCTCTTGACGAATTAGACGCAATTGTCTTTTACGACAAACCGTTATTAAAATTTGAACGACTGTTGGAGACTTATTATAACTTCGCCCCTAAAGGAATTGGTTCTTTTTTGCAATCAATCCCGGTATGGACAAAAGAAAAAATGTTTCTTAAGAGAATCATCTTTGAAGAACTTTTGAAAATAGAAAAATACAACAAGAAAAAAGTAAAACTGCTTTTTCCGGAACACCACCTTTCACATTCGGCAAGCGCTTTTTACCCGTCTCCATACAAAGAAGCTGCCATCCTGACGATTGACGGAGTCGGCGAATGGGCAACGGCATCCATCGGAATCGGCAAAGATAATAAAATAGAAATCTTAAAAGAATTAAGATTCCCCCACTCCCTCGGGTTATTGTATTCCGCTTTTACTTATTATTTAGGTTTTGTAGTAAATTCAGGCGAATATAAATTAATGGGACTTGCGCCTTACGGGAACCCTGATTCCAAAGACGTAGAGAAATACATAAAAATAATAAAAGAGAAATTAATTGATATAAAAGAAGACGGTTCAATTCGATTAGACCAAAAATATTTTAGTTATGCGACCGGGCTGAGAATGGTAAACGACAAAGTATGGAAACGATTATTTGGATTTGGAAGACGCCTCCCTGAAGCACAAATAGAACAGCCTCACTGCGACCTTGCTCTTGCCATACAAAAAGTTACGGACGAGATTGTCATACAAATGGCAAAAGAAGCAAAAAAATTAACAGGCGCAAAACATCTCTGCATGGCAGGCGGAGTTGCGTTAAATTGCGTGGCAAACGGAAACCTGTTACGAACAAAAATCTTTAACGACATATTTATACAGCCTGCGGCAGGCGATGCAGGCGGGGCGTTAGGAGCAGCTTTATCCGCGTATTATATTTATTTCGATAAAAAACGAGAACTTACAAGTAAGTTAGATGAAATGCAGGGATCTTACCTTGGACCTGAATTCTCTCAACTTGACATTGAATTAGTCTCCAAAAGATACAAAGCAGTATACCGGAAATTTGAGAATTTCGACAAGTTAGCGAAAGAAGTTGCGGACTTGATTGACAAGGGCAATGCGATTGGATGGTTCCAGGGGAGAATGGAATTCGGTCCGCGCGCGCTTGGGAACCGCAGTATTTTAGGAGATGCCCGTAATTCCCAGATGCAAAAAAAGTTAAACTTGAAAATCAAATACCGCGAAGGGTTCAGACCTTTTGCGCCTTCAGTTCTCGCGGAGGAATGTAAAAAGTTTTTCGAATTGAACATTCATTCACCGTATATGCTTTTAGTGGCGAACGTAAAAAAAGAACACAGAAAAAAGCTGCCCCAAAACTATAATGCCCTGCCTTTAATGAAAAGGTTATACGCTTTGCGTTCGGATGTTCCGGCAATCACACATATTGATTTTTCGGCACGAATCCAGACCGTGCATAAAGAGACGAATGAAAGATACTGGAAGCTTATACAGAAATTCAAAGAAAAAACAGGCTACGGTGTTATAGTTAACACGAGTTTTAACGTAAGGGGAGAGCCCATTGTATGTTCTCCGGAAGATGCTTACAAGTGTTTTATGCGGACCGAAATGGATTACCTGGTGATGGGAGATTATTTATACAAAAAGACCGAACAACCACATTGGCAAGAAAGAAAAGTTTGGGAAAGAACATTTAAATTAGACTAA
- a CDS encoding DUF5989 family protein, producing MDFLKDLWNFLKERKKWWLLPIIIILLLIGILIVIGGSSAVAPFIYTLF from the coding sequence ATGGATTTCTTAAAAGATTTGTGGAATTTCTTAAAGGAAAGAAAAAAATGGTGGCTTTTACCGATTATTATCATATTATTACTTATTGGCATTTTAATTGTAATAGGTGGGAGCAGCGCGGTAGCGCCATTTATTTATACTTTATTTTAA
- a CDS encoding anion transporter: MIIPIIVLVVVFLSIAIRQVGNIRLPIWLIMLSGAIIVLLTGQISPANALKSINIDVILFLFGMFVVGQALEESGYLAHLSYKLFSKTKSVDTLILSILFGMGIISAFLMNDTLAIIGTPVVLLLAKKHKINPKLLLLTLAFAVTIGSVMSPIGNPQNLLIAINGKITNSFVVFLKYLFLPTIINLFLAFILLKVFYKTYLNKTPLTHIREPITDLKLSNLCKISLSIIILLVILKILTIILNFSFDFKLTYIALISMLPILIFSEKRIKVLKQIDWHTLVFFASMFVLMQSVWDSGFFQSIITKSHINILSTDMILTISVLLSQLISNVPLVALYLPMLADTGATTKAMMALTAGSTIAGNLFILGAASNVIIIQNAEKKYNETLTFWEFAKIGIPLTGINILVYWLFLR; encoded by the coding sequence ATGATAATTCCAATAATAGTTTTGGTTGTTGTTTTTCTGTCAATTGCAATAAGGCAGGTTGGAAACATCCGGCTTCCTATATGGCTGATAATGTTATCCGGAGCGATTATAGTATTGTTAACGGGACAGATTTCCCCGGCAAATGCGTTAAAATCAATAAACATAGATGTTATACTTTTTCTATTCGGTATGTTTGTCGTAGGACAGGCATTGGAAGAAAGCGGATATTTAGCTCATCTTTCTTATAAATTATTCAGCAAAACAAAATCCGTAGATACGTTGATTTTATCTATTTTATTTGGTATGGGAATAATTTCGGCATTTCTAATGAATGACACTTTAGCCATTATCGGAACACCGGTTGTCCTATTGCTTGCGAAAAAACATAAAATTAACCCAAAATTGTTATTATTGACTCTTGCTTTTGCCGTTACAATCGGAAGCGTTATGAGTCCCATTGGAAACCCGCAAAATCTTTTGATTGCTATTAATGGGAAAATAACAAATTCTTTTGTTGTCTTTTTGAAATACTTATTCTTGCCCACGATTATAAATCTTTTTTTAGCATTTATTCTGTTGAAAGTATTTTATAAAACCTACTTAAACAAAACTCCATTAACTCATATCCGGGAGCCGATAACAGATTTGAAATTATCAAACCTATGTAAGATTTCTTTGTCCATAATTATACTTTTAGTTATTCTTAAGATTCTAACCATTATTCTGAATTTTAGTTTTGATTTCAAACTAACTTATATTGCTTTGATTTCTATGCTTCCTATATTGATATTTAGTGAAAAAAGGATTAAAGTGCTAAAACAAATTGACTGGCATACTCTTGTTTTTTTTGCATCTATGTTTGTTTTAATGCAAAGTGTATGGGACAGCGGATTTTTTCAGAGTATTATAACCAAATCACATATTAACATTTTATCAACGGATATGATTCTAACGATAAGCGTATTATTGAGTCAGTTGATTTCCAACGTTCCACTTGTTGCACTTTACCTGCCTATGCTTGCAGATACGGGAGCCACGACAAAAGCAATGATGGCATTGACTGCAGGGAGCACAATTGCAGGTAATTTATTCATACTCGGAGCCGCAAGCAATGTGATAATAATCCAGAACGCAGAAAAAAAGTATAACGAGACGTTGACTTTTTGGGAATTTGCAAAAATCGGCATTCCATTAACAGGGATTAATATTCTTGTTTACTGGCTGTTTTTAAGGTAG
- a CDS encoding SprT family zinc-dependent metalloprotease, translating into MEIQISKIIRSRRRTIELQINSDSTLIVRAPLRVSEKYINKLVYKKRLWISKKQEFMLRQKHLIKQKEFISGESFLYLGNTYKLQIVDNSKLPLLPLSFENSAGVFLLSRDKLDKAKELFILWYKEQAKQKITGRVDFYCSQTGLKYNKIRITDAGSRWGSCGSKNGLNFNWRLIMAPPGVLDYVVAHEIAHIMEKNHSKRFWMKVETIFPDYKIHRKWLKENKYQLLF; encoded by the coding sequence ATGGAAATTCAAATATCAAAAATCATCCGCTCAAGAAGAAGAACAATCGAACTACAAATAAACAGCGATTCAACTTTAATTGTTCGTGCTCCACTCAGAGTTAGCGAAAAGTATATTAACAAACTAGTATATAAAAAAAGATTGTGGATTTCCAAAAAACAAGAGTTTATGCTTCGACAAAAACATTTAATAAAACAAAAAGAATTTATATCCGGCGAAAGTTTTTTATATTTAGGCAATACCTATAAACTGCAGATTGTAGATAATTCAAAATTGCCCTTGCTGCCGTTGTCTTTTGAAAACTCTGCAGGCGTGTTTTTGCTTTCACGAGATAAACTTGATAAGGCAAAGGAGCTTTTTATCCTCTGGTATAAAGAACAAGCGAAACAAAAAATAACAGGGCGTGTTGATTTTTATTGTTCCCAAACAGGATTAAAATACAATAAAATCAGGATAACGGATGCCGGAAGCAGGTGGGGCTCCTGCGGAAGTAAAAACGGTCTGAATTTTAATTGGCGATTAATTATGGCTCCACCGGGAGTGCTTGATTATGTGGTCGCCCACGAAATTGCTCATATAATGGAGAAAAATCATTCAAAACGTTTCTGGATGAAAGTGGAGACAATATTCCCCGATTATAAAATCCATAGAAAATGGCTGAAAGAAAATAAATACCAACTCCTGTTTTAG
- a CDS encoding patatin-like phospholipase family protein has protein sequence MKKVGLVLGSGVAKGLAHIGVLKAIDKQKIPIDFIAGTSIGALIGAMYASGISGEEIEEIALNIDIKKTLALFTPTMSYSGLIDGQRVINFIESIIGRQNIEDLRIPFAAISSNIVTGEEIVITKGSLLNALRASISIPGIFTPVEYNQKLLVDGGLVNPVPVSAVLKMGADIVIAVNVLSAPQKNMRSYIRMDDKTKKTPAKKSNSQIINTRLGNFAASLKPVAQFSNFVKKKTSTPSIFHVLLQTISVTEYEIANFQLAKHKPDFLITPAVEFVAPLEFFRAKEAILEGEKAFSAVIPSQLTL, from the coding sequence ATGAAAAAAGTAGGTCTCGTTTTGGGTTCCGGGGTGGCGAAAGGACTTGCCCATATTGGGGTTCTTAAGGCGATTGATAAACAAAAAATCCCCATAGATTTTATTGCAGGAACAAGTATCGGGGCGCTTATAGGCGCAATGTATGCTTCGGGAATCAGTGGGGAAGAAATAGAAGAAATAGCCCTGAATATAGATATAAAAAAAACGCTTGCTCTTTTTACCCCGACAATGTCATATTCCGGATTAATTGATGGGCAAAGAGTAATTAATTTTATTGAATCTATAATCGGCAGGCAAAACATTGAAGACCTTCGTATCCCATTTGCTGCAATATCTTCTAATATTGTGACGGGAGAAGAGATTGTAATCACAAAAGGCTCTTTGCTTAATGCGCTCAGGGCAAGTATCTCTATCCCCGGCATATTTACCCCTGTCGAATACAATCAAAAACTTCTGGTAGATGGGGGACTTGTAAACCCTGTTCCTGTGAGCGCCGTTCTTAAGATGGGCGCAGATATTGTAATTGCAGTAAACGTTCTGTCGGCTCCACAAAAGAATATGCGGAGTTACATTAGAATGGATGATAAAACAAAAAAAACTCCGGCAAAAAAAAGCAACTCTCAAATAATAAATACCCGTTTAGGCAATTTTGCCGCATCTTTAAAACCGGTTGCTCAGTTCAGTAATTTTGTGAAAAAGAAAACTTCTACACCAAGCATATTTCACGTATTACTTCAAACAATATCCGTTACCGAGTATGAGATTGCCAATTTTCAGCTGGCAAAACACAAGCCGGATTTTTTAATCACTCCGGCCGTTGAGTTTGTTGCCCCTCTTGAGTTTTTTCGTGCAAAAGAAGCAATTTTAGAGGGAGAAAAAGCATTTTCCGCTGTTATCCCTTCTCAACTTACTTTATAA